Proteins from a genomic interval of Polaribacter sp. Q13:
- a CDS encoding polysaccharide biosynthesis/export family protein — protein MKYTNIIIVLFLVLASSCVSKQKMVYFGDKEGFIMKKTLREYESTIQKDDLLNINVSATNGEAVMPFNIYETPILGTGMGTTVKPLPYLVNAEGEINFPVLGKLKVTGITTDALSVLLVQKLSEYITKPIVNITTTNFKITVLGEVNRPGTYSIENKRITMLEALGLAGDLTINGNRVNITLIRENDGRRVFIPIDITSKELFNSRFYYLAQNDVIYVEPNKSKINSSAVGPNTSIIFTSIATLISIIAILR, from the coding sequence ATGAAATACACAAATATTATTATAGTGCTATTTTTAGTACTAGCATCGTCTTGCGTTTCTAAACAAAAAATGGTCTATTTTGGAGACAAAGAAGGTTTTATTATGAAAAAAACCTTACGAGAGTATGAATCTACCATTCAAAAAGATGATTTATTAAACATAAATGTTTCTGCAACAAACGGAGAAGCTGTTATGCCTTTTAATATCTATGAAACTCCTATTTTAGGAACAGGTATGGGCACCACAGTAAAACCCTTGCCCTACCTAGTAAATGCTGAAGGAGAAATTAACTTTCCTGTATTAGGTAAACTAAAAGTTACGGGGATTACCACGGATGCTTTAAGTGTATTATTGGTTCAAAAACTATCAGAATACATCACCAAACCAATTGTAAATATTACAACGACTAATTTTAAAATTACGGTATTGGGAGAAGTAAATAGACCAGGTACTTATAGCATTGAAAATAAACGAATCACTATGTTAGAGGCATTGGGTTTGGCAGGAGATTTAACAATTAATGGAAATAGAGTTAATATAACGTTGATTAGAGAAAATGATGGTCGTCGCGTTTTTATTCCGATAGATATTACTAGTAAAGAATTGTTTAATTCGAGATTTTATTACTTAGCACAAAATGATGTTATTTATGTAGAGCCTAACAAGTCTAAAATAAATTCATCTGCGGTAGGACCAAATACAAGTATTATTTTTACGTCTATCGCCACATTAATATCCATTATTGCCATATTAAGATAG
- a CDS encoding polysaccharide biosynthesis tyrosine autokinase, which yields MQEENLLNQLLEEDKPINIREQLEKYLFYWKWFVVCVLVALGLAYAIAYYTPNQYLVATTILIDDESGGGLPSELSAFEDLGLMGGGKKSIDNEIGILKSYMLMERVVKDLGLQTTFHKEGRVRNTEIYNKEVPFKITFSAIEKIYSLSTTFKVRVISDSKFEIISEDEKVTPHIFGEKVKMEFGNITLTPLAAEDMLTNEVITVHITPIKNVTQSLRAAVEVGLMFEKASLLEISLIGENKEKVTAILNDLVHQYNKDAVADKNLIGNNTSTFINERLAVIEKDLSAVDKGVEEFKSSNRLTSIPAEAAMVLESNAELEKKIVGLNTQLRLADYVTEYITENKENLIPANLGLSDGSVNANSAQYNQLILERNRILNGSSDKNPVIVNLNSQIAQLRGSISQSLVNLKSSLSISLNDAKKTESRVGYRMSTVPKQEREFRDIERQQQIIETLYLYLLQKREENAISLAVTLPNAKVIDTARGSDDPISPNRKKIYLIGLVLGLLIPFAIIYILFLLDNKVHSSKDIEAIVKAPLIGEIPKTKDANKVVVHKDGRSGVSESFRMVRTNLDFMLAGVTDGAKTIFITSTVPGEGKTFIAVNLASVLALSNKKVLLVGADIRKPRLAEYLQTKLGKGITNYLTDRSLKVTDVIKHIDALDIDVVHSGVIAPNPSELLSNGRFEDILAYGKENYDFVVVDTAPVKLVTDTMLLGKNADLFIYTIRANYSDKRLLEIPAKLYKEKRLPNMAVLLNDIDIERGYGYGYGYGYGYGDTEIKKSWWKKG from the coding sequence ATGCAAGAAGAGAATCTGTTAAACCAATTGTTAGAGGAAGATAAACCGATTAATATACGTGAACAATTAGAAAAATATTTGTTTTATTGGAAATGGTTTGTAGTATGTGTTTTGGTTGCATTAGGCTTGGCCTATGCCATAGCATATTATACGCCTAACCAATATTTGGTAGCCACCACTATTTTAATTGATGATGAAAGTGGTGGTGGTTTACCAAGTGAACTTTCTGCCTTTGAAGACTTAGGCTTAATGGGAGGTGGTAAAAAATCGATAGACAATGAAATTGGGATCTTAAAATCTTACATGCTTATGGAGCGTGTTGTAAAAGATTTAGGTTTACAGACCACTTTTCATAAAGAAGGAAGAGTTCGAAATACAGAAATCTATAATAAAGAAGTGCCTTTTAAAATAACTTTTTCTGCTATAGAGAAAATTTATTCTTTAAGCACCACATTTAAGGTTCGTGTTATTTCTGATTCTAAATTTGAAATTATTTCAGAGGATGAGAAAGTAACGCCACATATATTTGGAGAAAAGGTAAAGATGGAGTTTGGTAACATTACTTTAACACCTTTGGCTGCCGAAGATATGCTTACAAACGAAGTAATAACGGTTCATATTACCCCCATAAAGAATGTTACACAAAGTTTAAGAGCTGCGGTGGAAGTAGGTTTAATGTTTGAGAAAGCTAGTTTATTAGAGATTAGTTTAATTGGGGAGAATAAAGAAAAGGTTACCGCTATTTTAAATGATTTGGTACATCAATATAATAAAGATGCTGTTGCCGATAAAAATTTAATAGGGAACAATACAAGTACCTTTATAAATGAACGATTGGCAGTGATTGAAAAAGATTTATCTGCTGTAGATAAAGGGGTAGAGGAATTTAAATCTAGCAATAGACTTACAAGTATTCCTGCAGAAGCAGCTATGGTCTTAGAAAGTAATGCCGAATTAGAAAAGAAAATTGTAGGTTTAAACACCCAATTAAGATTGGCTGATTATGTAACAGAATATATCACTGAAAATAAAGAAAATCTAATTCCGGCAAATTTAGGTTTAAGTGATGGTAGTGTGAATGCGAATAGTGCACAATACAATCAATTAATTTTAGAGCGAAATAGAATTTTAAATGGTTCCAGTGATAAGAATCCTGTAATTGTTAATTTAAATTCTCAAATTGCTCAATTACGTGGTAGTATTTCTCAAAGTCTTGTAAATTTAAAATCATCTTTAAGTATTTCTTTAAACGATGCCAAAAAAACAGAAAGTAGAGTAGGTTATAGAATGTCTACCGTTCCAAAACAAGAAAGGGAATTTAGAGATATTGAAAGACAACAGCAAATTATAGAAACGTTATACCTGTATTTATTACAAAAGAGAGAAGAAAATGCTATTTCATTGGCAGTTACCTTACCAAATGCAAAAGTAATTGATACCGCAAGAGGAAGTGACGATCCGATAAGCCCTAATCGTAAAAAAATCTATTTGATAGGTTTAGTGCTAGGTTTACTAATACCTTTTGCTATAATTTATATCTTGTTTTTATTAGATAATAAAGTACATAGTAGTAAAGATATAGAAGCCATTGTAAAGGCTCCTTTAATAGGGGAAATTCCTAAAACAAAGGATGCGAATAAAGTGGTTGTGCACAAAGATGGTAGAAGTGGTGTTTCGGAATCTTTTAGGATGGTACGTACCAATTTAGATTTTATGCTTGCAGGAGTTACGGATGGTGCAAAAACTATTTTTATAACATCTACAGTGCCAGGTGAAGGAAAGACTTTTATTGCCGTAAATTTAGCTTCTGTATTGGCGCTTTCTAATAAAAAAGTATTATTAGTTGGTGCAGATATTAGAAAACCTCGTTTAGCAGAATATTTACAAACGAAACTAGGGAAAGGTATTACAAACTATTTAACAGACAGATCTTTAAAAGTAACAGATGTTATAAAACATATAGACGCTCTAGATATAGATGTGGTACACTCTGGAGTCATTGCTCCTAATCCTTCCGAATTATTAAGTAATGGCCGTTTTGAGGATATATTAGCCTACGGAAAAGAAAACTATGATTTTGTAGTTGTAGATACAGCGCCGGTTAAATTAGTAACAGATACCATGCTATTAGGTAAAAATGCCGACTTGTTTATTTATACCATTAGAGCCAATTATTCCGACAAACGTTTGTTAGAAATACCAGCAAAACTTTATAAAGAAAAGCGTTTGCCAAACATGGCAGTCTTACTAAATGATATAGATATAGAAAGAGGCTATGGATACGGCTATGGCTATGGTTATGGGTACGGTGATACTGAGATTAAAAAGTCTTGGTGGAAAAAAGGGTAA
- a CDS encoding undecaprenyl-phosphate glucose phosphotransferase, with protein MPKGRIKYLPIPAFFIDGLLFFVSFFTANYIVFDGVFPEIILYRSIFLFGLLLWLGITFRLKMYDIPRIIYTDKVVSKSLHGLTLFTLIGATFLYLLIEYKFSRDFFIITILLFGVMHAIFQILLMYVFKRYRKRGHNIRKVIVLGFDSKIEKLIKSVLMVPENGYELHSIFSDNEVPESLQTFYKGKESELIPYLDKSKEVNALFISLPPEKSAIINKYISYADNHLIRVYILPNFSEYLFQHFRMTYINKVATLYLRAEPLESLTSRMTKRACDFVFSLLVLIGIGVWLYPLLAIIIKLNSKGPVLFSQMRSGKDDKPFKCYKFRSMTVNTESDSLQATKNDSRVTSIGRILRKTSLDELPQFYNVLIGNMSVVGPRPHMLVHTESYRKSVQKFMVRHFVKPGITGWAQVTGFRGETKTVQDMKNRAQADIWYIENWNLILDVKILFLTIWQVVFKKDSNAF; from the coding sequence ATGCCGAAAGGAAGAATTAAATATTTACCCATTCCAGCTTTTTTTATAGATGGTTTATTATTTTTTGTATCATTTTTTACAGCGAATTATATTGTTTTTGATGGCGTATTTCCAGAAATAATATTATATAGATCTATCTTTTTATTTGGATTATTACTTTGGTTGGGGATTACTTTTCGATTAAAAATGTACGATATACCCAGAATTATTTACACGGATAAGGTGGTCTCTAAAAGTCTGCACGGGTTAACTCTTTTTACCTTAATTGGAGCAACCTTTTTATATTTGTTAATAGAATATAAATTTTCTAGAGATTTTTTTATCATTACTATATTGTTGTTTGGTGTTATGCATGCTATCTTTCAGATACTATTAATGTATGTATTTAAAAGGTATCGTAAAAGAGGACATAATATTAGAAAGGTAATTGTTTTAGGTTTCGATTCAAAAATAGAAAAATTAATAAAAAGTGTCTTAATGGTACCCGAAAATGGGTATGAGCTTCATAGTATTTTTTCAGATAATGAAGTACCCGAATCATTACAAACATTTTATAAAGGAAAAGAGTCAGAATTAATTCCTTATTTAGATAAAAGTAAAGAAGTAAATGCCTTATTTATCTCTTTACCTCCAGAGAAATCTGCTATAATTAACAAATATATTAGTTATGCAGATAATCATTTAATAAGGGTGTATATACTTCCTAATTTTTCTGAATATTTATTTCAGCACTTTAGAATGACCTATATAAATAAGGTGGCTACTTTGTATTTACGAGCAGAACCTTTAGAAAGTTTAACGAGTAGAATGACCAAACGTGCATGTGATTTTGTATTTTCGTTATTGGTGCTTATAGGTATAGGAGTCTGGTTGTACCCTTTGTTAGCAATTATTATAAAGTTAAATAGTAAAGGTCCGGTGTTGTTTAGTCAAATGCGCTCGGGTAAAGATGATAAACCTTTTAAATGTTACAAATTTAGAAGCATGACGGTAAATACGGAATCGGATTCTTTACAAGCAACTAAAAATGATAGTAGAGTTACTTCTATTGGAAGAATTTTACGTAAAACCAGTTTAGATGAATTACCACAATTTTATAATGTCTTAATAGGAAATATGTCTGTAGTAGGACCAAGACCACATATGTTGGTGCATACCGAATCGTATAGAAAATCTGTACAGAAATTTATGGTGCGTCATTTTGTAAAACCAGGCATTACAGGTTGGGCACAGGTTACGGGGTTTAGAGGAGAAACCAAAACAGTACAAGACATGAAGAATAGGGCACAAGCTGATATTTGGTATATAGAAAATTGGAACTTGATATTAGATGTAAAGATTCTATTTTTAACTATTTGGCAGGTAGTATTTAAAAAAGACAGCAATGCTTTTTAA